One Acetobacterium sp. KB-1 DNA segment encodes these proteins:
- a CDS encoding GNAT family N-acetyltransferase: MKFELRDWKLDDAENLVRYANNPKVACFLRNAFPSPYTLDDAHMFIDQCMHRDQTKQSIKAIVIDNEPIGSVGLMLQDDVSCKTAEMGYWLGEPFWGKGIMTKAIIQTCENGFANFDIFRIYSRPFVDNIGSRKALEKAGFKLEGICKKAIFKNGKITDYCMYALIK, from the coding sequence ATGAAATTTGAATTAAGAGATTGGAAACTGGATGATGCAGAAAACTTAGTGCGCTATGCCAATAACCCCAAAGTTGCCTGCTTTTTAAGGAATGCTTTCCCATCACCCTACACATTGGACGATGCCCATATGTTCATTGACCAGTGTATGCACCGTGATCAGACAAAACAGTCGATCAAAGCCATTGTCATAGACAATGAGCCCATCGGTTCGGTGGGATTGATGCTTCAGGACGATGTCAGCTGTAAGACGGCCGAGATGGGGTACTGGCTGGGTGAACCATTCTGGGGAAAGGGGATTATGACAAAGGCAATAATCCAAACCTGCGAAAATGGATTCGCTAATTTTGATATTTTTAGAATTTATAGCAGACCCTTTGTGGATAATATTGGTTCCCGGAAGGCCCTTGAAAAGGCCGGCTTTAAGTTAGAAGGAATTTGCAAGAAGGCCATCTTCAAAAACGGAAAAATAACCGACTACTGTATGTATGCCTTGATTAAATGA
- the pabB gene encoding aminodeoxychorismate synthase component I, giving the protein MLIQEIKTDLSSFECYLLFKDEPYSFFLDSGRDPDSLGRYSFIGGNPFLVFKSKADAITVKTKTATKTLTGDPFDELQKLLKKYKMDYPSPFPFLGGAVGYFGYDLCHHLEVFPRSAVDDVGIPDCYMGFYDGIVIIDHKEGKTYVAALGIEENEADIISRLAAKFVGDPKIAIRTDFKINENVEFRGNFTKPEYMKALDAVHEYILAGDIYQTNLTQRFNADLQLSPLELYSELRKINPAPFASYIDFGEGQIVSSSPERFILVQGRNIETRPIKGTMPRGKTAAEDAANRETLVNSEKDKAELLMIVDLERNDLGKIAKTGTVKVPELFKLETYQTVFHLVSTVTAELKDNLDAIDCVKATFPGGSITGAPKIRAMEIIDELEPTQRNIYTGSIGYIGFNGDLDLNIVIRTIVCKDGKGYFQVGGGIVWDSDNQSEYQETFDKGRALMDALKRY; this is encoded by the coding sequence ATGTTAATACAAGAAATAAAAACCGACTTAAGCAGTTTTGAGTGCTATCTTCTATTCAAAGATGAGCCCTATAGTTTCTTTTTAGACAGCGGCAGAGACCCGGACAGTCTGGGACGCTATTCATTTATCGGTGGGAACCCGTTTCTGGTCTTTAAAAGCAAAGCGGACGCCATTACCGTTAAAACCAAAACAGCGACGAAAACGCTTACGGGAGATCCTTTTGATGAACTGCAAAAGCTCTTAAAAAAGTATAAAATGGATTATCCATCCCCGTTTCCTTTTTTAGGTGGGGCAGTGGGTTATTTTGGCTATGATCTCTGTCATCATCTGGAAGTATTTCCCCGCAGTGCCGTGGATGATGTGGGGATCCCCGATTGTTATATGGGTTTTTATGATGGCATTGTGATTATTGATCATAAAGAAGGTAAGACCTATGTGGCCGCCCTGGGAATCGAAGAAAATGAAGCGGATATCATCAGCCGGTTAGCCGCAAAATTTGTCGGCGATCCCAAAATTGCCATTCGTACAGACTTTAAAATTAATGAGAATGTTGAATTTCGGGGTAATTTCACCAAGCCGGAGTATATGAAGGCACTGGATGCAGTTCACGAATACATTTTAGCGGGAGATATTTACCAGACAAATCTGACTCAGCGCTTTAACGCTGATTTACAGCTTAGCCCACTGGAATTATACAGCGAACTCAGAAAAATTAACCCGGCTCCCTTTGCCAGTTACATTGATTTTGGAGAAGGACAGATTGTTTCCAGTTCCCCGGAGCGTTTTATTCTGGTTCAGGGTCGAAACATTGAAACCCGACCGATTAAAGGGACGATGCCCCGGGGCAAAACCGCTGCGGAAGATGCCGCTAATCGGGAGACTCTGGTTAACAGCGAAAAGGATAAAGCCGAACTGCTAATGATTGTCGATCTGGAGCGCAATGATCTGGGAAAAATTGCTAAAACCGGCACCGTTAAGGTTCCGGAATTGTTTAAGTTAGAAACTTATCAGACCGTTTTTCACCTGGTCTCAACCGTTACGGCCGAATTAAAGGACAACCTCGATGCCATCGATTGTGTCAAAGCCACTTTCCCCGGCGGTTCGATTACCGGGGCACCGAAGATCCGGGCGATGGAGATTATTGATGAACTGGAGCCCACCCAGCGAAACATTTATACCGGTTCGATCGGCTATATTGGTTTCAACGGGGATCTCGATCTTAATATTGTCATTCGGACGATTGTCTGCAAGGATGGGAAAGGTTATTTTCAGGTCGGCGGTGGAATCGTCTGGGATTCCGACAACCAGTCCGAATATCAGGAAACCTTCGACAAGGGCAGAGCTCTGATGGATGCACTGAAACGCTATTAA
- a CDS encoding chromate transporter yields the protein MYLDLFITFFKIGLFTIGGGYAMIPLIQQEVVAHGWLTLLELTDFIAVAESTPGPFAVNIATFVGMEMGGLPGALITTTAVVLPSFIIILFIAKAFTNFQQNKWVQGALYGMRPVVIGLIAAAVWLLMSTGFIGKGSEIHSIGDFFSALQYLEIIIFVIGSFVYFRFKLHPIKLILISAGLGMVFFGVLPMFY from the coding sequence ATGTATCTGGATCTATTTATCACTTTTTTCAAAATCGGTTTATTCACCATTGGCGGCGGTTACGCCATGATACCGCTGATTCAGCAGGAAGTGGTGGCCCACGGGTGGTTGACCCTGTTGGAACTGACGGATTTTATTGCCGTGGCAGAGTCCACCCCCGGGCCCTTTGCGGTGAATATCGCGACCTTTGTGGGCATGGAAATGGGCGGGCTTCCGGGAGCTCTGATCACAACCACCGCTGTGGTTCTACCTTCGTTTATCATCATCCTTTTTATCGCTAAGGCATTTACTAATTTTCAGCAGAATAAATGGGTTCAGGGTGCTCTTTATGGGATGCGGCCAGTCGTGATTGGTTTGATTGCCGCGGCAGTTTGGCTGCTCATGTCCACCGGATTCATTGGTAAGGGGTCTGAGATCCACTCAATAGGTGATTTTTTTTCCGCCCTCCAATATCTGGAAATTATTATTTTTGTGATTGGCAGCTTTGTTTATTTCCGCTTTAAACTACATCCGATAAAACTAATACTGATCTCAGCCGGTCTGGGGATGGTGTTTTTCGGGGTATTGCCGATGTTTTATTAA
- a CDS encoding CCA tRNA nucleotidyltransferase: MPTTSAWEVMKLSLPVPVEKVFKGLESCGFCGYLVGGCVRDYLLDTPPTDFDMTTDATPDEIISCFTGHRVLKTGIRHGTVTIILDGMAIEITTHRTEGDYSDSRHPDAVKFTRNLVDDLARRDFTINAMAYHPQKGLIDRYGGAADIKNKIIRGVGDPHKRMAEDALRMLRGLRFAAVLGFDLDEETRTAIRQNCGQLANISAERIATELNKLICGKNAKTIILEETTVLGVVIPELLPAKNFDQQNPHHCYDVLTHTAVAMQTLAPVPRLRWAMLFHDLGKPQTFTRDAAGVGHFKGHSKCSEAIARERLTALRMSNVTIDQVCALVKYHGTIIEEDKKSVKRWLNRLSEPLFRDLIAIKRGDNLAKASKHHDRLESLKRLEALLDQVIAEKACFSLKDLAVNGHDLMGLGIKNGEEIGRILNLLLAGVIDEVYENEKDSLIKKAKEMRTC, from the coding sequence TTGCCGACGACATCGGCCTGGGAAGTAATGAAGCTTAGTCTTCCGGTTCCGGTAGAAAAGGTCTTTAAAGGGCTGGAAAGCTGTGGATTCTGTGGATATCTGGTGGGCGGCTGTGTCCGGGATTATCTGCTTGATACCCCACCGACGGACTTTGATATGACCACTGACGCCACCCCGGATGAAATTATCTCTTGCTTTACCGGCCATCGGGTTTTAAAAACAGGCATTCGCCACGGTACTGTGACGATTATCCTTGATGGGATGGCCATCGAAATAACAACCCATCGGACCGAAGGCGATTATTCCGACAGCCGTCATCCGGATGCGGTGAAGTTCACCAGAAATTTAGTAGATGACCTGGCCAGGCGGGATTTTACCATCAATGCGATGGCCTATCATCCCCAAAAAGGTCTGATTGATCGCTATGGCGGAGCAGCGGACATCAAAAATAAAATCATCCGCGGAGTTGGTGATCCTCACAAAAGAATGGCCGAGGACGCCTTGCGCATGCTTCGAGGCCTGCGTTTTGCCGCGGTTTTGGGCTTTGATCTGGATGAGGAGACCCGTACCGCCATCCGGCAGAATTGTGGACAACTTGCCAATATTTCAGCAGAGCGGATTGCCACTGAGCTGAATAAACTGATCTGTGGCAAAAACGCCAAAACGATCATCCTGGAAGAAACGACGGTGTTGGGGGTAGTGATCCCCGAGCTGCTGCCAGCCAAAAATTTTGATCAACAGAATCCGCACCACTGCTATGATGTGCTGACCCATACGGCGGTGGCAATGCAAACGCTGGCGCCGGTACCGCGGCTGCGGTGGGCGATGTTGTTTCACGACCTGGGGAAACCGCAGACCTTTACCCGGGACGCTGCCGGAGTGGGCCATTTTAAAGGCCACAGTAAGTGCTCTGAAGCGATCGCCCGGGAGCGCTTAACAGCCTTGCGGATGAGTAATGTAACCATTGATCAGGTCTGTGCGTTAGTGAAATACCACGGCACCATCATTGAAGAAGATAAAAAAAGTGTCAAGCGTTGGCTAAACCGTCTCTCAGAGCCATTGTTTCGGGATCTGATTGCGATTAAGCGGGGGGATAACCTGGCTAAGGCGTCAAAGCACCATGACCGGTTGGAGTCACTAAAAAGACTGGAAGCGCTGCTTGATCAGGTGATTGCCGAAAAGGCCTGTTTTTCGCTAAAAGATCTGGCTGTCAACGGTCATGATCTAATGGGCCTGGGAATCAAAAACGGTGAGGAAATCGGCCGGATTCTCAACCTGCTGCTGGCTGGCGTCATCGATGAAGTCTATGAAAACGAAAAAGATAGTTTAATAAAAAAAGCAAAGGAGATGCGAACATGTTAA
- a CDS encoding FMN-binding protein: protein MTIIINVLTAWLSVIFAFLLTIIYLLRIINKGKRKNKFIARINRNLRNSHKTMGIAFVISACIHGFFSSGTILSFNFGTLCMLMGVLLGLTYMLRKLLPGKCTWIKPHRWLTAVLIVFLGIHLWEVGGIMGPEFFFKCSLREVETSVAKLYGTETVSATAAKDQTDPVTAENASTAPPESSSTMTTDTAVTDTVLTKANLFLGSVDLKDGTYTGVTEGYGPELTVCVTVAENVITDVLVVSHNENNVKYYGKAIDAVPAAIVAAQTPLVDTISGATYTSNGIMQAVINALEPAVISGTLPSL from the coding sequence ATGACTATTATCATTAACGTGTTAACTGCCTGGTTAAGTGTCATTTTTGCATTTTTACTTACGATCATCTATTTACTACGAATAATCAATAAGGGTAAAAGAAAAAATAAATTTATCGCCAGAATTAACCGAAATCTGAGAAATTCACATAAAACAATGGGAATCGCTTTTGTGATCTCGGCCTGTATTCATGGGTTCTTTTCCTCAGGAACCATTTTATCATTTAATTTTGGAACCCTGTGCATGCTGATGGGGGTGCTTTTGGGGTTAACCTATATGCTGAGAAAACTATTACCGGGAAAGTGTACCTGGATCAAACCCCATCGCTGGCTAACTGCGGTGTTGATTGTGTTCCTGGGTATCCACCTATGGGAAGTGGGCGGAATCATGGGTCCGGAGTTCTTTTTTAAATGTTCATTGAGGGAAGTGGAGACTTCGGTGGCAAAATTGTATGGAACCGAAACGGTATCGGCAACAGCCGCGAAGGATCAAACCGATCCCGTAACGGCGGAAAATGCCAGCACCGCCCCACCTGAAAGCTCATCAACGATGACGACGGATACAGCAGTAACCGATACGGTGCTAACCAAGGCCAATCTGTTTTTAGGCAGTGTTGATTTGAAGGATGGTACTTATACTGGCGTGACAGAAGGTTACGGACCGGAGCTGACGGTGTGTGTGACAGTCGCTGAAAATGTGATTACTGATGTTTTAGTGGTCTCCCACAATGAAAATAATGTAAAGTATTATGGCAAGGCCATTGATGCAGTACCGGCAGCGATTGTTGCTGCGCAGACTCCGCTAGTTGATACGATTTCAGGAGCAACCTATACCTCAAACGGCATTATGCAGGCTGTTATCAATGCCTTGGAACCGGCGGTGATTTCCGGAACATTACCCAGTCTGTAA
- a CDS encoding aminotransferase class IV produces MDYASYNGEISKEPQISLDQGFLYGYGVFETINVAHGKPFFFADHMERFKQSALVMGLNLTSHPDQIKADCLKIIKKNEMNRGGLRVTLSKGLKADNLLITARENHYDRQMFARGVKICTNDAVRNETARLVTIKSNNYLENLLILNEAKARGFSESIFYNTRGYLAEGCMTNLFLIKNKTVCTPARDCGLLAGIIRNRVIQLLKANLIPIEEGNYTREQLIDADEVFITNSLMEIMPVNQVDEVNYRIGPETLSYRIDALFQQTWGSGF; encoded by the coding sequence ATGGACTACGCCAGTTATAACGGAGAAATTTCAAAAGAACCCCAGATTTCTCTGGATCAGGGCTTTCTTTATGGCTATGGGGTGTTTGAAACCATCAATGTAGCCCATGGAAAACCGTTTTTTTTCGCGGATCATATGGAGCGCTTTAAACAAAGTGCCCTGGTGATGGGCCTTAACTTAACCAGTCATCCCGATCAGATTAAGGCGGACTGTCTGAAGATCATAAAAAAAAATGAGATGAATCGGGGTGGGCTGCGGGTCACCCTCAGTAAGGGCTTAAAAGCGGACAACCTGCTAATCACCGCCCGGGAGAATCATTATGACCGCCAGATGTTTGCCCGGGGAGTAAAAATCTGTACCAATGATGCGGTCCGCAATGAAACAGCCCGGCTGGTCACGATCAAGTCCAACAACTATCTGGAAAATCTGCTGATTTTAAATGAGGCCAAGGCCCGCGGTTTTTCCGAATCGATTTTTTATAACACCCGTGGTTATCTGGCCGAAGGCTGTATGACCAATCTCTTTTTGATTAAAAACAAAACCGTCTGTACCCCGGCAAGGGATTGCGGGCTGCTGGCCGGAATTATCAGAAACCGGGTAATCCAGTTGCTAAAAGCCAACCTCATCCCGATAGAAGAGGGTAATTATACCCGTGAGCAGTTGATCGATGCCGACGAGGTGTTTATCACCAACTCACTAATGGAAATCATGCCGGTGAATCAGGTCGATGAAGTGAACTATCGGATTGGGCCCGAAACCCTGAGCTATCGGATCGATGCACTATTTCAGCAAACCTGGGGATCAGGGTTTTAA
- a CDS encoding chromate transporter: protein MDQLIGRDALKEKNDYQEKLLTVFMTFLKIGLFTFGGGYAMIPLIEYETVERHHWIESEDILDIFAIAEATPGVIAVNTATFVGYKVAGFWGSLLATLGVVIPSLTIISLIALFFQEFQSLEWVGYAFRGIRAGVIVLILGAVVKMGKKGEYTPLTVLILMLAFGLASFTNINVIYLLLGGAVTGLAYQIWLNKKNSNGKNSGEDK, encoded by the coding sequence ATGGATCAGCTTATAGGGAGAGATGCTTTGAAAGAAAAGAATGATTACCAGGAAAAACTTTTAACCGTATTTATGACCTTTCTAAAAATCGGGTTATTTACTTTTGGGGGTGGCTATGCCATGATCCCGCTGATAGAATATGAAACCGTGGAACGGCATCACTGGATTGAAAGCGAGGATATCCTGGATATTTTTGCCATTGCTGAGGCAACCCCAGGGGTCATTGCCGTCAATACGGCGACCTTTGTGGGCTATAAGGTAGCAGGCTTTTGGGGTTCGCTGCTGGCCACCCTGGGGGTGGTGATTCCTTCACTGACGATTATCAGTCTCATTGCCCTGTTTTTTCAGGAGTTTCAAAGTCTGGAATGGGTCGGTTATGCCTTTCGGGGAATTCGGGCCGGGGTTATTGTTTTAATCCTGGGAGCCGTGGTTAAAATGGGTAAAAAGGGAGAATACACACCACTAACGGTGCTGATATTAATGCTGGCTTTTGGGCTGGCTTCATTTACCAACATCAATGTCATTTATCTGCTGCTGGGCGGTGCTGTGACGGGGCTGGCTTATCAGATTTGGCTGAATAAAAAAAATTCAAACGGGAAAAATAGCGGGGAGGATAAATAA
- a CDS encoding (Fe-S)-binding protein codes for MRDQKISVFDIYEYLPHTNCKNCGENNCMAFAEKLLQGKKNLGGCSAIREAIYEKNRKAIQTLMEINRD; via the coding sequence ATGAGGGATCAAAAAATCAGTGTTTTTGATATTTACGAATATTTGCCCCATACCAATTGTAAAAACTGCGGTGAAAATAACTGCATGGCCTTTGCCGAAAAATTATTGCAAGGGAAAAAAAACTTGGGTGGGTGCTCAGCAATAAGAGAAGCGATCTATGAAAAAAACCGTAAAGCGATTCAGACATTAATGGAGATAAATAGGGACTAA
- a CDS encoding HDIG domain-containing metalloprotein, whose translation MNTQLDREKALALLKEYNESESLVNHGLAVSGVMEHFAKLEGEDPDYWGIVGLLHDLDYEKYPDQHCVKVVEILEANDYEKAFINSVVSHGFGICADVEPTHQMEKILYATDELAGLITACAYMRPSKSVNDLELKSVKKKFKTASFAAGVNREVVAKGAEMAGYSLDDLMRETILGMRAVADDIGLGSNEA comes from the coding sequence ATGAACACACAATTAGATCGAGAAAAAGCATTGGCGTTGTTGAAGGAATATAATGAAAGTGAATCTCTGGTTAATCACGGTTTGGCGGTGTCTGGAGTGATGGAGCATTTTGCCAAACTGGAAGGGGAAGATCCTGATTATTGGGGAATTGTCGGGCTGCTTCACGATCTGGATTATGAAAAATATCCGGATCAGCATTGTGTCAAGGTGGTCGAAATTCTGGAAGCCAACGATTATGAGAAAGCTTTTATCAACAGCGTGGTCAGCCATGGGTTTGGAATCTGTGCGGATGTGGAGCCGACTCATCAGATGGAGAAAATTCTCTATGCCACCGATGAACTGGCCGGACTGATCACCGCCTGTGCTTATATGCGGCCCTCCAAAAGTGTCAACGATCTGGAACTAAAATCAGTCAAAAAGAAATTCAAAACGGCCAGTTTTGCCGCCGGGGTCAATCGGGAGGTCGTCGCCAAAGGTGCGGAGATGGCCGGATATTCGCTGGATGACTTGATGCGGGAAACGATTTTGGGAATGCGGGCCGTTGCCGACGACATCGGCCTGGGAAGTAATGAAGCTTAG
- a CDS encoding 4'-phosphopantetheinyl transferase superfamily protein, with amino-acid sequence MESTITRVFIADVRILNDPRRLAVVIKAVSKQRREKAERLKTPDAKALAVGAEMLLKKAVEQVYGIYEPLEIKVGADGKPLLTDYPEIFFNLSHSGHYVVCGLGARPVGVDIQKMGHPNLKLARRFFAPSEADWLFSLPEKKQIRAFYDLWALKEAYMKYTGKGFRLPMHAFQIDCQKEESINSEMAILTDGKRMPVVIKNYPILENYVLWAVSEPSDFQEKIEWISL; translated from the coding sequence ATGGAATCGACTATAACCCGAGTTTTTATCGCGGATGTTCGCATCTTGAACGATCCCCGTCGATTAGCAGTAGTGATCAAAGCGGTTTCAAAGCAGCGGCGAGAAAAGGCCGAACGGCTTAAAACACCAGATGCCAAAGCGCTTGCGGTGGGAGCTGAAATGCTGCTAAAAAAAGCGGTGGAGCAGGTCTATGGCATTTACGAACCGCTTGAGATAAAAGTCGGAGCAGATGGCAAACCACTGCTCACGGATTATCCGGAGATCTTTTTTAACCTGTCCCATTCCGGCCATTATGTGGTCTGCGGTCTGGGAGCCCGGCCAGTAGGGGTGGACATACAAAAAATGGGGCACCCGAATTTAAAACTGGCGCGACGTTTTTTTGCCCCATCAGAGGCGGACTGGCTCTTTTCGTTACCGGAAAAGAAACAGATACGGGCTTTTTATGATCTTTGGGCCCTTAAAGAAGCCTATATGAAGTACACTGGAAAGGGATTTAGACTGCCGATGCATGCGTTTCAGATTGACTGCCAGAAGGAAGAGTCAATCAATTCTGAGATGGCCATTCTTACAGACGGAAAAAGAATGCCGGTAGTGATTAAAAATTATCCTATTTTGGAAAACTATGTTTTATGGGCTGTTAGTGAACCCAGCGATTTTCAGGAAAAAATAGAATGGATCAGCTTATAG
- a CDS encoding PTS transporter subunit IIABC, whose translation MKDKIFGVLQRVGRSFMLPIALLPVAGLLLGIGGSFTNETMLESYNLIEVMGPGTIVNDILSIMLAAGNIIFANLPIIFAMGVAIGMAKQEKAVAALAGVIGFFVMHAVIAALIKITGTYTPETLLIANNLGQIAAESSGSAFVPIIANKMLPSGSISDIVGITSLQMGVFGGILVGLVTSALHNRFYKVEFPPVVSFFGGTRFVPIITAIAFLFIGGIMFFFWPFIQNGIYAIGGLVIASGYFGTFIYGFIERALIPFGLHHVFYLPFWQTGLGGSMVVDGVLVEGAQNIFFAQLASPDVTHFSVEATRFMSGKFPFMIFGLPGAALAMYKCAKTNKQKAVGGLLISAALTAMITGITEPIEFTFLFVAPFLYVIHSVFAGLSYMFMHILNVGVGMTFSGGIIDLALFGILQGNAKTNWLYIVLVGVGYFILYYFLFKILINKFNLKTPGREEEDEETKLYTRADYEKGKNKGNDQNVESSDPGSAMIVNGLGGKSNISDLDSCATRLRVTVLDGKKVDERILKLSGALGVIQQGNGIQVIYGPKVTVIKSKLDEYLERSESDQETMIPVVEKLPAKEELTETKDNKAKPLEIFAAPVDGDLQSITEAPDEAFSNKMVGDGIVIFPTGDTINAPCDAEVTMVFPTNHAIGLTSLNGTEILIHVGIDTVKLDGKGFEVLVKTGDQVKKGDLLMKVDMNYLADHAPSTAIPIVVTNLTEDQKIKVIKSGAIKSSEDAFAIES comes from the coding sequence ATGAAAGATAAGATTTTTGGTGTTTTACAGCGGGTGGGACGTTCTTTTATGTTACCCATTGCTTTGCTGCCGGTGGCTGGACTTCTTTTAGGGATCGGTGGATCATTTACTAATGAGACCATGCTTGAATCCTACAATCTGATAGAGGTGATGGGCCCGGGAACCATTGTAAATGACATCTTAAGTATCATGCTTGCTGCCGGTAATATTATCTTTGCGAATCTGCCCATTATCTTTGCCATGGGTGTAGCCATTGGGATGGCTAAACAGGAAAAAGCGGTGGCAGCACTGGCTGGCGTAATTGGATTTTTCGTTATGCATGCGGTAATCGCTGCGCTTATTAAGATTACCGGAACCTATACACCGGAAACTTTGCTGATTGCCAATAATCTGGGGCAGATCGCTGCTGAGAGCAGCGGCAGTGCGTTTGTCCCGATTATTGCGAACAAGATGTTGCCAAGCGGTTCAATTTCCGATATTGTGGGAATAACATCTTTGCAAATGGGTGTATTTGGTGGGATTTTAGTGGGGCTGGTCACTTCGGCTCTACATAACCGGTTTTATAAGGTTGAGTTTCCGCCAGTGGTATCATTTTTCGGAGGGACACGTTTTGTACCCATTATTACGGCCATTGCCTTTTTATTTATTGGTGGGATCATGTTCTTTTTCTGGCCGTTTATTCAAAATGGCATTTATGCCATCGGTGGTTTGGTCATTGCATCCGGGTATTTCGGCACCTTCATCTATGGCTTTATCGAACGGGCATTAATTCCCTTTGGTCTGCATCATGTTTTTTATCTTCCTTTCTGGCAAACCGGATTGGGGGGATCAATGGTTGTGGATGGCGTTTTGGTCGAGGGAGCCCAAAACATTTTCTTTGCCCAATTGGCCAGTCCTGATGTCACCCACTTTTCAGTGGAAGCCACACGCTTCATGTCGGGGAAATTCCCGTTTATGATTTTTGGCTTACCTGGGGCTGCATTGGCCATGTATAAATGCGCCAAAACCAACAAACAAAAAGCGGTCGGTGGACTATTGATATCGGCGGCACTAACGGCGATGATCACGGGGATTACCGAACCGATTGAATTTACATTTTTATTTGTTGCACCATTTTTATATGTCATCCATAGTGTCTTTGCCGGCCTGTCCTATATGTTTATGCATATTTTGAATGTTGGGGTTGGGATGACCTTCTCAGGCGGGATTATCGATCTCGCTCTATTTGGTATTCTCCAGGGAAATGCCAAGACCAACTGGCTGTACATTGTTTTGGTGGGGGTTGGTTACTTTATTCTCTATTACTTTTTATTTAAGATTTTAATCAATAAATTTAATCTAAAAACGCCCGGTCGAGAAGAAGAAGACGAAGAAACGAAGCTCTATACCCGGGCAGATTATGAAAAAGGTAAAAATAAGGGTAACGATCAGAACGTGGAATCCAGTGATCCCGGATCGGCAATGATTGTCAACGGGTTAGGTGGGAAGTCAAACATCAGTGATCTGGATTCATGCGCAACCCGGCTTCGGGTGACGGTATTGGATGGGAAAAAGGTTGATGAAAGAATCCTGAAGCTTTCTGGAGCGCTGGGCGTTATCCAGCAAGGAAATGGAATTCAGGTTATTTATGGACCCAAGGTCACGGTGATTAAATCCAAGTTGGATGAGTATCTTGAGCGTTCAGAAAGTGATCAGGAAACGATGATCCCAGTGGTTGAAAAATTACCGGCCAAAGAAGAACTAACTGAAACGAAAGACAATAAAGCTAAACCCCTGGAAATTTTTGCAGCACCTGTTGATGGTGATTTGCAGAGTATTACCGAAGCACCGGATGAGGCCTTCAGCAACAAAATGGTGGGGGATGGGATTGTGATATTCCCCACGGGTGACACCATCAACGCCCCTTGCGATGCCGAGGTTACCATGGTGTTCCCAACCAACCATGCTATTGGGCTGACCAGTCTAAATGGTACCGAAATCCTTATTCATGTGGGGATTGATACGGTAAAACTGGACGGAAAGGGATTTGAAGTTTTGGTGAAAACAGGCGATCAGGTTAAAAAAGGCGATCTCTTGATGAAGGTGGACATGAACTATCTTGCTGATCATGCTCCTTCAACCGCCATACCGATTGTTGTGACTAATTTAACTGAAGATCAAAAGATAAAAGTGATTAAGAGTGGTGCCATTAAAAGCAGTGAGGATGCCTTTGCCATTGAATCCTGA
- a CDS encoding TatD family hydrolase, with protein sequence MLIDSHAHIDDQKFNEDREAVLKNAQAAGVELIVNPGADEASSFRAVAMSEKYPMVYATVGIHPHDAKDYITSKHDALLKEWAKKEKVVAIGEIGLDYHYDYSPRDIQQEVFIRQLVIAKEVKLPIVIHNRESMEDMVRILKEYFAPAYGGIMHSYSGSVEMAKIFLDMGFYLSISGPLTFSNARKLPEVVAMMPLERLLIETDSPYLTPTPHRGKRNEPAYVHFVAAEIARIRGITVEEVGEITTQNAKRVFGIEKHIK encoded by the coding sequence ATGTTAATTGACAGCCATGCCCATATCGACGACCAAAAATTTAATGAGGACCGGGAAGCGGTACTAAAAAACGCCCAGGCCGCCGGGGTTGAGCTTATTGTCAATCCCGGGGCCGACGAGGCTTCAAGTTTCCGGGCCGTAGCAATGAGTGAAAAATACCCGATGGTTTATGCTACGGTGGGGATTCACCCTCATGATGCCAAGGATTACATTACCTCAAAACACGATGCGCTGCTAAAAGAATGGGCAAAAAAGGAAAAGGTCGTGGCGATCGGTGAAATCGGTCTGGATTACCACTATGACTATTCCCCCCGGGATATCCAGCAGGAGGTGTTTATCCGCCAGTTGGTGATTGCCAAAGAAGTGAAGCTGCCAATTGTGATCCATAACCGGGAATCGATGGAAGACATGGTCAGGATTTTAAAGGAGTACTTTGCGCCAGCGTATGGCGGGATTATGCATAGCTATAGCGGTTCGGTGGAAATGGCTAAAATCTTTCTCGACATGGGTTTTTATTTGTCGATCTCCGGGCCGCTAACCTTTAGCAATGCCCGAAAACTGCCGGAAGTGGTTGCGATGATGCCCTTAGAGCGATTACTCATTGAAACGGATAGTCCGTATCTGACGCCCACACCTCATCGCGGCAAACGAAACGAGCCGGCCTATGTGCATTTCGTGGCCGCCGAAATTGCCCGAATCCGGGGGATCACAGTAGAAGAGGTGGGAGAGATCACCACCCAGAATGCCAAAAGAGTGTTCGGTATTGAAAAACATATAAAGTAA